The following are from one region of the Mustelus asterias unplaced genomic scaffold, sMusAst1.hap1.1 HAP1_SCAFFOLD_178, whole genome shotgun sequence genome:
- the LOC144485251 gene encoding uncharacterized protein LOC144485251: MEPCLNQPTGISLFHNDVMGCQCAGERPFTCPVCGKGFSNASILQTHQRIHTGERPFVCPNCGKGFTQLSHLQSHQRIHTGERPFTCSVCGKEFSNSSILRTHKRVHTGEKPFSCSECEKQFSHSSDLRKHERVHAGLRPFICSQCRKRFSDSSDLRRHQRVHTGERPFTCSQCGRGFTQLSNMRTHQRVHNGEKPYTCSVCGRGFSRSSGLSQHKCLHTGKKPWKPRDCEESFRYPSQLEIHQHTHTGEKPLTCSECGKGFSDLSSLLRHRRVHTGERPFSCTVCGKGFNDLSNLLKHQRTHALEKPFTCPKCGKGFTDSSNMLRHQRVQADKRPFKCQECGKGFKASFSSPKPLNLVSPKDLFLDLPISHLHAAIP; the protein is encoded by the exons atggagccctgcctgaatcagccaacagGAATCAGTCTCTTCCACAATGACGTCATGGGgtgccagtgcgcag gggaaaggccattcacctgccctgtttgtgggaagggattcagtaatgCATCCATTttacagacacaccagcgaattcacactggagagagaccatttgtCTGTCCTaattgcgggaagggattcacccagttatcccacctgcagtcacaccagcgaattcacactggggagcgaccattcacttgctctgtgtgtgggaaggaattcagtaATTCATCCATCCTGCGGACGCacaaacgagttcacactggggagaagccattctccTGTTCTGAATGTGAGAAGCAATTCAGTCATTCATCTGACCTCAGGAAACACGAGCGAGTTCATGCCGGGctgaggccgttcatctgctcccaatgcaggaagcgattcagtgattcatctgacctgaggagacaccagcgagttcacactggggagaggccattcacctgctctcagtgtgggaggggattcactcaattatcgaacatgcggacacaccagcgagttcacaa tggggagaaaccgtacacctgttctgtgtgtggacgaggcttcagtcgATCCTCAGGCTTGTCGCAACATAAATGTCttcacactgggaagaaaccATGGAAACCTAGGGATTGTGAGGAGTCATTTCGttacccatctcagctggaaattcatcaacacacacacactggggagaaaccattgacttgctccgagtgtgggaagggattcagtgatttatccagcctgctgagacaccggcgagttcacactggggagaggccattcagctgtactgtgtgtgggaaaggattcaatgattTATCCAACCTGTTGAAGCACCAGCGAACTCACGCtttggagaaaccattcacctgccccaagtgtgggaaaggattcactgattcatccaacatgttgagacatcagcgagttcaagCAGacaagagaccatttaaatgtcagGAGTGTGGGAAGGGCTTTAAAG CTTCCTTTtcctctccaaagccactgaacttggtgtcccccaaggatctattcTTGGACttgcctatttctcatctacatgctgccattCCGTGA